The DNA sequence ATTTCtatacttttttcttttgctttctcCCTTTCACTATCACAGATTGAACTCAGCAATAATTGGGACACCCATTACTCTGTTCACAACCAACTATAAATACAGCCATAGTCCTAGCGTGAGCAGGAAAGGAAAAGGTGAGCGTCTGGGCTGGGGAGGGCTGTTATGTAACATGACTGCATCTTTGTGATAGTCTTAACAGGCAACAAATCAGCAGCGAGCATCTGCTCGCCAGAATGAAGATTTATGCCCTCTTTGTCTTGCTTAGTCCCTCTCCAGCTACTTGAATGTAGAAGCATAATAAAATTGCCTTTAAGATCCATGCGTTGGCCCTGTTAACAACGATATATGACAATGACCTTTATGTCTGCGGTCATGGAATTGTAGAGAGTAACTGCTGTTTGTTGAGAGCCACAGAAGAAAGACAATGATTAGGGTTACACTTTATCAAGTACATTTGTCTTTTAATGTTGAATATATGTCCTTAAATATATGTCATCAGTGCCCTATGTCATCAATATCAGTTGCGTCCTGTGAGCTCACTGTAAAGGACGAATGTAGCCAGACCTTGTCTGTTGACATGAggcagcataaaaataaaaaagtatagaCTGCCATGCTACTGTACATATTATATGGTATATTGGCGTTATTATGGCAATGTTTTAGTGCCATGTAGAGAAAAAATCTAAGATTAAACAATTAAAGTTGTAATAAATTGAGAAAATAGtacaaattacaataatatattcgaaatgttttgagaataaagttgaaattacgagaacaaagtcaaaatatttctaaaacaaaataaaaattacaagaataaagttgtaGCAATacgagaataaagtaaaaatattttgagaattaagtcaaaattatgagaattAAATCATAGCAATTTTGTAGCTTATACTGTATTACACAGGCAAATGGCCCAGATTTGGAGCATCAGGAGAAATTCTGGTGGCTTGACAACTCATGTGAATATATGTGGGATTATTAGCAGAAATCATAACGTGTCATATGCACACAGGGATAgtatgttttgaaatatttattcacATCTCGAATGCATTcatcatataattatatatatatatatatatatatatatatatatatatatatatatatatatatatatatatatatatatatatatatataatttaaattaaatttatgcatttagcggacacttttatccaaagcgacttacagtgcattcaggctatcaatttataCATATCATgcgttcccggggaatcgaatcgaacgcagtgctctaccaattgagctacagaaacactatatatatatatatatatatatatatatatatatatatatatatatatatatatatatatatatatatataataaaaacataatagctCATTAAATAAGGTCTTTATGCATCTCTGAAAACatagttatgtatattatattgcatttctgttAATAGATTGTtgtaaatgttacacattgcacctttaatgAAATGAATGTCTCGTAATCAAATAGATGATTGAATGCTGATGTGCTTAAACTGGGGTGATCTGTTATGCCACATTAAAGAGagtgaaaaacacattattgtaagacatattgtttgtatttcactataaaactgacagaatttgaaatctgacactttgttttatattaaaagtaccaaaAGCACAAAACTCATTGCTGTACATAATTTTCAGTCACATTACTGGCTCAAAGACCTGCTGGGCAAAACACCCATGTAACTGCAGCACAAGCCCATCCGTTTTCTATCTGTTATAATCCAAAAATATTTAGATCACCCcccaaaagaataaaacaaagatatgtgaacaaaatgcaagttttggCCATTAGCAATCCAAATAAAGCAATATTTAAACTAAAATCAGCGAGACAttctaaaatgtttaatgtgAAAAAACTTAATGTAGGCCTAACTTTAaaaaagtgatattaaaataTCACACTTTATTGATGAATCACCTTTCAGAATCCTAAAATGATGAATGGAACACCCTGGTCTTGTGAATTTAATGGACGTGTATTTACCATTAACACATGGTGACCATTCACATAaagtgtgccatttgggacagggcacGACATTCAGAGATAGGAGAGTGGatgacatctgaggctgagaccaCCCCTTGACTAACAAAAGCcagttccaggaagtgacatttcACTAATGCATTGCATGCACATATAGTCTTATTGAGCACACTCTGTGCTGCAGTGTTAAACAAACCTATGGAATTATCTACAAATATCTGTGCTGAAAACTGGCCATAGAAGTTCACATGAATGCCCACTATAATTGCCCATTTAGGCAACTGAGAATACAATGCATATTTTTATGCTGCAAAAATTATGTATAGCTACAATAATTGTAGACTATGTTTCATGCCTCAGCTTGGCCAGAGCATATTTTTGAAAGTCTTGCATATGCATTTACTGAAATACtttcttttattataacacaACCATAGTAATTTTTGCATTGTTCACAGCATTCTGCTTAACAGGCCTGATCCTAAGATTATATTCAAATTTCTTTAAAATCATGTCTGAATCTGCTTTTTAGATATCACCCAAGTCATCCAAGACATCACCAATGTAAAGCCTCGTCAGAAGTACTTGGCTaagaaagtgtttaaaaagaaagagATTGCATCCAAAGGAGCTAGTGGACTTGAGGTGAAGCCAGCAGAAGAAttggaggaggaagagaaagaacaGTTGATGGAGGAGCAGGGAGTTGGAAGTGAAGAGCAGGTTTCTCGTGAAGATGTGCCTGATGGAGCCCAGATCAGCAAAGCCTTTGACACTCTCTGTAACCTCATACGCGACCGCATGAGGCGTGTAAGGAGACCAGAACCAATTGCTGACTTCTTCACCAAGGGACGCTATGTACTAGTTACGGGCGACTCTAACTACCTTGACCCCTGCTTCTTTTCGACTACCCCTTCTGCCAGTCACGTCTATGTTACAATCCAAGATGGCATGATGCCTTATGATCCGTACTGGAGAGGTACACCCTCACCTATCCCAAGCCCCATATCTGGACCTACACCCTTAACCCCTACCACACCTTCAGAACCAGAAACTGGACAAGATGATCGATATAGGAAGGGGGGTGGAAATGGAGAgagggaaaaatacaaaaatggacCAGAACCGAGCCCCGGTCCACCACCAGGCCCTCATGACGACAAAGGCCCCAGACCTCCTCCAGGCCCCAGGCAGCCCTCACCCCAACGTGGTGGCAAAAGCAAGACCTCGGACGATCCTAGCAGCTTTCGAGGCCCTCCACCCATGCCATCGCCTAGCTCCATACCCCCTAACTCCATGACTTATGAGAAGGTAGAAGTAGTGGAGTCAGTGGAGAAGCTCTCCCCTGACAAAAAAGTTAAGGGCTATAAGGAGACAACCACAGTGGTTGAGACCATGATCGAGAAGACCAGCAGAAAGAAACACGCCGATAGATCTTCTTGATACCACTCAAACATTCCACATGTTCTATCCATTCTTGCCTCGGACCTTCTCCAGTTTTGCCTCCTGCCTGCTGTCGAGAAGATTCCTAGTGCTGCACTGTTAACATCCTGCAGCACTGCACCATTGCCTTTGGCCTTTACTGTCTGAAAACTTGggaatccaaaaataaaaaatgccccATATTCCCCCCACACACAAAAGTAAATTTGGAAACTGAGAACCTTGACAAAGAAAACATTAATTGCCAGTCTCAATAGGATTCAAAGGCTCTATTCCAAAACCCAGTGAGCCTTCTAGGGCACCATACGTACTGAAACTGAACTTCCTGAGCGATTGATTTGGTAAGTAGTTCTACCTAGAGCTACTTACAAAGTGCACGGGGGATCTCTAATCAACAAATTATTTCAAAAGAGTTTGGTGTTACATTGTTACTAAGTTAAAGTATGCTCATAAatttataatcataaaaacaGGGCATACAAAAGggtacattttcagttttctatattatatattatgcattttctTTTGCTTCATCTGCCATCTTGGATGGGTATTTTACTCTGGGATTGCCTTCTCTGCAAAAGATACTTGCAGTGCTGTCTTAGATTTTTTTCCACATCTCAGTATCATAGAAGGCAGTGGACAAAAATATGCCTACCTTTTGGAACAGCCTTATCATCGGAAGTACACCTATGATGACTTAAAATGCTGCCTAGGTAGGCAGTTCCCTAGGTTGTGGAATAGAGCCATAAAGCTACCCCAGTAAAGTTGTACAATATCACCGTCTCTCGCCCTTACCCTCAGGTCAAACCAAAGCAAATGTTTAGAGTTTTATTTGCTattattttgttcaatttaaGACATCAGCATTGCTCACCAAAGACTTGATGTGTATTAACTGcacaacaaataaaaatcagtaaaatctcagtttgtgttgtctgtgtgttgtCACATTAGCTGTCACTCTCATTCCAATCAGTGCATGTTTTTAGACAGAATttgatattaatgttttaaattttgcatcaaaataaatgaaaagcttTTTCTGGCGGGGGAGGGGGGGCACTTTTGTTTAAAATGCTCATTGTGTAGCATGCTCGCTCAGTGGGTAGCAC is a window from the Carassius gibelio isolate Cgi1373 ecotype wild population from Czech Republic chromosome A13, carGib1.2-hapl.c, whole genome shotgun sequence genome containing:
- the LOC128026549 gene encoding filensin, yielding MFKTSYRHEVRKQKYERTDVFEEPSSPETESAPAGGPSTATVQGWDSLQELNSRFARYINRARVLEQRNAVFRKQLETLQRMEEAPGLEEAFREQISVNRQRIRELLSDRTKLERELKDAERMLDEYNSRYRNECEYQEQLRHTLEQLNKEADTVLLRNLEYQIQLQFLQDDVNATRERHKKNLAEIQTYLNILHQIKQTIPLMASTSVSEDQERLMAQRRAPALRSQLEEYKSAICQLQAQKQRLQTETSVLEQTIKTTQESYDDEIQQYNEQIETLRKEMEEAERSLEKYTDKCRQLAMYQSSLDNELERYKRIIENEDNRLNSAIIGTPITLFTTNYKYSHSPSVSRKGKDITQVIQDITNVKPRQKYLAKKVFKKKEIASKGASGLEVKPAEELEEEEKEQLMEEQGVGSEEQVSREDVPDGAQISKAFDTLCNLIRDRMRRVRRPEPIADFFTKGRYVLVTGDSNYLDPCFFSTTPSASHVYVTIQDGMMPYDPYWRGTPSPIPSPISGPTPLTPTTPSEPETGQDDRYRKGGGNGEREKYKNGPEPSPGPPPGPHDDKGPRPPPGPRQPSPQRGGKSKTSDDPSSFRGPPPMPSPSSIPPNSMTYEKVEVVESVEKLSPDKKVKGYKETTTVVETMIEKTSRKKHADRSS